One stretch of Ictalurus punctatus breed USDA103 chromosome 5, Coco_2.0, whole genome shotgun sequence DNA includes these proteins:
- the agtpbp1 gene encoding cytosolic carboxypeptidase 1 isoform X1: MNKPKMAMEKGIPSSSRVLMLLGQLERFNGETLHSDSEAIRQVTGKILHLIQTQEKTHKEIMAKGSSGMEVILSTLENTRDLQTTLSVLGILNELLTVGGGRRIGVFISKGGTGILLQLLISSGRETSPSEELMLQIHALLAKVGPKDRKFGIKARLIGALNVTVNLLKQNLQNYKLLLPCIQVLRVYASNSVNGVSLGKGGVVEMMFKVIGPYSKKNTTLLKVALDTVAVLLKSKMNARRAVDRGHMPALLAIYQDWHQNDTRHRHVLIRKSILGCIKNLTNIKLGRKAFIDADGMRILYNTSTECLPVRTLDPLVNISSLIMRKCFPKNRLPVPTIKSVFHYPLPHVPASGPVAQLYSQPSGVDDVVDESDDNEDTEIDTENEEDEKDHKSQNHDVETDLNKLRPRQIPIRPFDELRPFECFFPEFSEDFQDYDFETNKSMSPPAPEAPKHQKHSIVIPTAQTKPRNKSSHQNQGDKPLDLDGISIAKAPERELVHGLSRLLLDTSDPVNGGSCVEAGLQEEGGEQAELEVPDTAALLPLHDPDLYLEMVKGTFSVPGYTEVAYPDYFGHVAPSFREHIFERVYGVQRAKIFQDIERLIHPSDIMDKVVYDLDLQSCPLIDDGESLKFNSQFESGNLRKAIQVRKFEYDLVLNSDINSNHYHQWFYFEVSGMRVGVPYRFNIINCEKSNSQFNYGMQALMYSVQEAIRGSPRWVRTGSDICYYKNHFSRSSIAAGGQKGKSYYTITFTVTFHHKDDVCYFAYHYPYTYSTLKMHLQKLHALCTPHIYYRQQQLCKTLGGNDCPLLTITAMPESSSNDHVCQFKNRPLVFLSARVHPGETNASWVMKGTLEFLMSSSPLAQSLRESYIFKIIPMLNPDGVINGNHRCSLSGEDLNRQWQNPSAELHPTIYHTKSLLQYLSAIGRAPLVFCDYHGHSRKKNVFMYGCSVKETVWQTNVSASSCDLQEDLGYRTLPKLLSQLAPAFSLSSCSFVVERSKESTARVVVWNEIGVQRSYTMESTLCGCDQGKYKGLQIGTRELEEMGAQFCVALLRLRRHTSPLELRNHNTHLLDVESDLIDTSPTTYVMEEDEPAYIEEVDYSAESDDENDPELEPAHLDLNSDPEFNHQDSLT, encoded by the exons ATGAATAAACCCAAAATGGCAATGGAGAAAGG catcCCCAGCAGTTCCCGGGTGCTGATGTTACTCGGGCAGTTGGAGAGGTTCAATGGAGAGACCCTACACTCCGACAGTGAGGCCATCAGACAGGTGACCGGCAAAATCCTGCACCTCATCCAGACTCAAG AGAAGACGCATAAGGAGATCATGGCTAAAGGCTCGAGTGGGATGGAGGTCATTCTCTCAACTCTAGAG AACACAAGGGATTTGCAGACAACTCTGAGCGTCCTGGGGATTCTGAATGAGCTGTTGACTGTGG GTGGCGGCCGCAGGATTGGCGTGTTCATATCTAAAGGAGGAACCGGCATCCTCCTGCAGTTACTGATCAGCTCCGGCAGAGAAACGTCTCCCAGTGAAGAGCTCATGCTGCAGATCCACGCTCTATTAGCCAAAGTCGGGCCTAAAG ACAGGAAGTTTGGAATTAAAGCAAGGCTGATCGGGGCTCTGAACGTGACCGTGAATCTGCTGAAACAAAACCTGCAGAATTACAAACTGTTGCTGCCGTGTATACAAGTTCTCCGCGTCTACGCCAGCAACT CGGTGAACGGCGTGTCTCTGGGAAAGGGCGGCGTCGTGGAGATGATGTTCAAAGTCATCGGACCCTACAGCAAGAAGAACACCACTCTGCTGAA AGTGGCCCTTGATACGGTGGCAGTATTGCTGAAATCAA aAATGAATGCCCGGCGGGCGGTAGACAGGGGACACATGCCAGCTCTGCTCGCCATCTATCAGGACTGGCACCAGAACGACACACGCCACAGACACGTGCTGATTCGCAAGAGCATTCTGGGTTGCATCAAAAACCTCACCAACATCAAGCTGGGTAGAAAGGCCTTCATCGACGCAGATGGCATGAGGATTCTCTacaacacatctact GAGTGTTTGCCTGTTAGGACTTTGGATCCTCTAGTCAACATTTCCAGCCTGATCATGAGAAAGTGCTTTCCAAAGAACCGCTTGCCTGTGCCCACCATTAAGAGCGTCTTTCATTACCCACTACCACATGTTCCAGCCAGCGGACCCGTAGCTCAACTCTACAGTCAGCCCTCGGGGG tggaTGACGTTGTAGATGAGAGTGATGATAACGAGGACACAGAGATTGACACGGAGAATGAGGAGGATGAGAAGGACCACAAGTCACAG AATCATGATGTCGAGACTGATCTCAACAAACTACGACCCAGACAGATACCCATACGCCCATTTGATGAATTAAGACCTTTCGAGTGTTTCTTTCCGGAATTTTCTGAGGATTTTCAG GACTATGATTTTGAGACTAACAAATCCATGTCCCCTCCCGCTCCTGAAGCTCCAAAGCACCAAAAACACTCTATAGTCATCCCCACAGCTCAGACCAAACCCAGAAACAAATCCTCACACCAGAACCAGGGAGATAAACCACTGGATCTGGATGGCATCTCAATCGCCAAAGCTCCAGAGCGGGAGCTGGTACACGGTCTGAGCCGGCTGCTTCTTGACACATCCGATCCGGTGAATGGAGGAAGCTGTGTGGAGGCGGGGCTTCAGGAAGAGGGCGGGGAGCAGGCGGAGCTCGAGGTGCCCGATACTGCCGCCCTTCTGCCTCTGCATGACCCCGATCTGTACCTGGAGATGGTGAAGGGAACGTTCTCTGTGCCTGGGTACACTGAGGTGGCGTATCCGGATTATTTTGGTCATGTAGCACCCAGCTTTCGTGAGCACATTTTCGAGAGGGTTTATGGTGTCCAGAG GGCAAAAATCTTCCAGGATATTGAGAGGCTCATTCACCCCAGTGACATCATGGATAAAGTTGTGTATGACCTTGACCTGCAGAG ctgtccGTTAATCGATGACGGCGAGTCTCTGAAGTTCAACTCGCAGTTTGAATCGGGGAACTTGCGCAAAGCAATTCAAGTCAGAAA GTTCGAGTATGACTTGGTGCTAAACTCGGACATCAATAGTAATCACTATCATCAGTGGTTCTACTTTGAGGTGAGCGGAATGCGTGTGGGGGTACCGTATCGCTTCAACATCATCAACTGTGAAAAATCCAACAGCCAGTTCAACTACG GCATGCAGGCGCTCATGTACTCGGTACAGGAAGCGATCAGGGGAAGCCCTCGCTGGGTTCGTACTGGATCTGACATCTGCTACTACAA GAACCATTTCTCACGGAGCTCCATCGCAGCTGGGGGTCAGAAAGGCAAATCCTATTacaccatcacctttactgtGACCTTTCATCACAAGGACGACGTCTGTTACTTTGCCTATCATTACCCGTACACCTACTCGACCCTGAAG ATGCATCTCCAGAAGCTGCACGCTCTGTGCACGCCTCACATCTACTACAGACAGCAGCAGCTTTGTAAGACGCTCGGCGGAAACGACTGCCCTCtgctgaccatcacagccatgcCGGAGTCCTCCAGCAACGACCACGTCTGCCAGTTCA AGAACCGGCCGCTTGTGTTCCTCTCCGCGCGCGTTCACCCCGGAGAGACCAACGCCAGCTGGGTGATGAAGGGCACGCTGGAGTTCCTGATGAGCTCCAGCCCTCTGGCACAAAGCCTTCGAGAGAGCTACATCTTCAAAATCATCCCTATGCTCAACCCAGACGGAGTCATCAATGGAAA TCACAGGTGTTCTCTGAGCGGCGAGGATCTGAACAGACAGTGGCAGAACCCCAGTGCGGAGCTTCACCCCACCATCTACCACACCAAGAGTCTGCTGCAGTACCTCAGCGCTATCGGGAGAGCACCACTG gtattcTGTGACTACCACGGCCACTCAAGGAAGAagaatgtgttcatgtacggCTGCAGTGTAAAGGAGACGGTGTGGCAGACCAACGTCAGTGCCAGCTCCTGTGACCTGCAGGAGGATCTGGGATAcagg aCTCTCCCTAAGTTGCTGTCTCAGCTGGCTCCTGCCTTTAGCTTGTCCAGCTGCAGCTTCGTGGTGGAGCGCTCTAAAGAGTCGACGGCACGAGTGGTGGTGTGGAACGAGATCGGCGTCCAGCGCAGCTACACCATGGAGAGCACGCTGTGCGGCTGCGACCAGGGCAAATACAAG ggTCTCCAGATCGGGACGAGGGAGCTGGAGGAAATGGGAGCCCAGTTCTGTGTGGCTCTGCTCAGACTAAGACGCCACACGTCACCTCTGGAGCTGCGTAACCACAACACGCACCTGCTGGACGTGGAGAGTGATTTAATAGACACAAG CCCCACCACTTACGTGATGGAGGAAGATGAGCCTGCCTATATTGAAGAAGTGGACTACAGCGCTGAGAGTGACGACGAGAACGACCCCGAGCTCGAGCCTGCCCACCTGGACCTGAACTCAGACCCTGAATTCAACCACCAAGACTCTCTGACCTGA
- the agtpbp1 gene encoding cytosolic carboxypeptidase 1 isoform X2 — MLLGQLERFNGETLHSDSEAIRQVTGKILHLIQTQEKTHKEIMAKGSSGMEVILSTLENTRDLQTTLSVLGILNELLTVGGGRRIGVFISKGGTGILLQLLISSGRETSPSEELMLQIHALLAKVGPKDRKFGIKARLIGALNVTVNLLKQNLQNYKLLLPCIQVLRVYASNSVNGVSLGKGGVVEMMFKVIGPYSKKNTTLLKVALDTVAVLLKSKMNARRAVDRGHMPALLAIYQDWHQNDTRHRHVLIRKSILGCIKNLTNIKLGRKAFIDADGMRILYNTSTECLPVRTLDPLVNISSLIMRKCFPKNRLPVPTIKSVFHYPLPHVPASGPVAQLYSQPSGVDDVVDESDDNEDTEIDTENEEDEKDHKSQNHDVETDLNKLRPRQIPIRPFDELRPFECFFPEFSEDFQDYDFETNKSMSPPAPEAPKHQKHSIVIPTAQTKPRNKSSHQNQGDKPLDLDGISIAKAPERELVHGLSRLLLDTSDPVNGGSCVEAGLQEEGGEQAELEVPDTAALLPLHDPDLYLEMVKGTFSVPGYTEVAYPDYFGHVAPSFREHIFERVYGVQRAKIFQDIERLIHPSDIMDKVVYDLDLQSCPLIDDGESLKFNSQFESGNLRKAIQVRKFEYDLVLNSDINSNHYHQWFYFEVSGMRVGVPYRFNIINCEKSNSQFNYGMQALMYSVQEAIRGSPRWVRTGSDICYYKNHFSRSSIAAGGQKGKSYYTITFTVTFHHKDDVCYFAYHYPYTYSTLKMHLQKLHALCTPHIYYRQQQLCKTLGGNDCPLLTITAMPESSSNDHVCQFKNRPLVFLSARVHPGETNASWVMKGTLEFLMSSSPLAQSLRESYIFKIIPMLNPDGVINGNHRCSLSGEDLNRQWQNPSAELHPTIYHTKSLLQYLSAIGRAPLVFCDYHGHSRKKNVFMYGCSVKETVWQTNVSASSCDLQEDLGYRTLPKLLSQLAPAFSLSSCSFVVERSKESTARVVVWNEIGVQRSYTMESTLCGCDQGKYKGLQIGTRELEEMGAQFCVALLRLRRHTSPLELRNHNTHLLDVESDLIDTSPTTYVMEEDEPAYIEEVDYSAESDDENDPELEPAHLDLNSDPEFNHQDSLT, encoded by the exons ATGTTACTCGGGCAGTTGGAGAGGTTCAATGGAGAGACCCTACACTCCGACAGTGAGGCCATCAGACAGGTGACCGGCAAAATCCTGCACCTCATCCAGACTCAAG AGAAGACGCATAAGGAGATCATGGCTAAAGGCTCGAGTGGGATGGAGGTCATTCTCTCAACTCTAGAG AACACAAGGGATTTGCAGACAACTCTGAGCGTCCTGGGGATTCTGAATGAGCTGTTGACTGTGG GTGGCGGCCGCAGGATTGGCGTGTTCATATCTAAAGGAGGAACCGGCATCCTCCTGCAGTTACTGATCAGCTCCGGCAGAGAAACGTCTCCCAGTGAAGAGCTCATGCTGCAGATCCACGCTCTATTAGCCAAAGTCGGGCCTAAAG ACAGGAAGTTTGGAATTAAAGCAAGGCTGATCGGGGCTCTGAACGTGACCGTGAATCTGCTGAAACAAAACCTGCAGAATTACAAACTGTTGCTGCCGTGTATACAAGTTCTCCGCGTCTACGCCAGCAACT CGGTGAACGGCGTGTCTCTGGGAAAGGGCGGCGTCGTGGAGATGATGTTCAAAGTCATCGGACCCTACAGCAAGAAGAACACCACTCTGCTGAA AGTGGCCCTTGATACGGTGGCAGTATTGCTGAAATCAA aAATGAATGCCCGGCGGGCGGTAGACAGGGGACACATGCCAGCTCTGCTCGCCATCTATCAGGACTGGCACCAGAACGACACACGCCACAGACACGTGCTGATTCGCAAGAGCATTCTGGGTTGCATCAAAAACCTCACCAACATCAAGCTGGGTAGAAAGGCCTTCATCGACGCAGATGGCATGAGGATTCTCTacaacacatctact GAGTGTTTGCCTGTTAGGACTTTGGATCCTCTAGTCAACATTTCCAGCCTGATCATGAGAAAGTGCTTTCCAAAGAACCGCTTGCCTGTGCCCACCATTAAGAGCGTCTTTCATTACCCACTACCACATGTTCCAGCCAGCGGACCCGTAGCTCAACTCTACAGTCAGCCCTCGGGGG tggaTGACGTTGTAGATGAGAGTGATGATAACGAGGACACAGAGATTGACACGGAGAATGAGGAGGATGAGAAGGACCACAAGTCACAG AATCATGATGTCGAGACTGATCTCAACAAACTACGACCCAGACAGATACCCATACGCCCATTTGATGAATTAAGACCTTTCGAGTGTTTCTTTCCGGAATTTTCTGAGGATTTTCAG GACTATGATTTTGAGACTAACAAATCCATGTCCCCTCCCGCTCCTGAAGCTCCAAAGCACCAAAAACACTCTATAGTCATCCCCACAGCTCAGACCAAACCCAGAAACAAATCCTCACACCAGAACCAGGGAGATAAACCACTGGATCTGGATGGCATCTCAATCGCCAAAGCTCCAGAGCGGGAGCTGGTACACGGTCTGAGCCGGCTGCTTCTTGACACATCCGATCCGGTGAATGGAGGAAGCTGTGTGGAGGCGGGGCTTCAGGAAGAGGGCGGGGAGCAGGCGGAGCTCGAGGTGCCCGATACTGCCGCCCTTCTGCCTCTGCATGACCCCGATCTGTACCTGGAGATGGTGAAGGGAACGTTCTCTGTGCCTGGGTACACTGAGGTGGCGTATCCGGATTATTTTGGTCATGTAGCACCCAGCTTTCGTGAGCACATTTTCGAGAGGGTTTATGGTGTCCAGAG GGCAAAAATCTTCCAGGATATTGAGAGGCTCATTCACCCCAGTGACATCATGGATAAAGTTGTGTATGACCTTGACCTGCAGAG ctgtccGTTAATCGATGACGGCGAGTCTCTGAAGTTCAACTCGCAGTTTGAATCGGGGAACTTGCGCAAAGCAATTCAAGTCAGAAA GTTCGAGTATGACTTGGTGCTAAACTCGGACATCAATAGTAATCACTATCATCAGTGGTTCTACTTTGAGGTGAGCGGAATGCGTGTGGGGGTACCGTATCGCTTCAACATCATCAACTGTGAAAAATCCAACAGCCAGTTCAACTACG GCATGCAGGCGCTCATGTACTCGGTACAGGAAGCGATCAGGGGAAGCCCTCGCTGGGTTCGTACTGGATCTGACATCTGCTACTACAA GAACCATTTCTCACGGAGCTCCATCGCAGCTGGGGGTCAGAAAGGCAAATCCTATTacaccatcacctttactgtGACCTTTCATCACAAGGACGACGTCTGTTACTTTGCCTATCATTACCCGTACACCTACTCGACCCTGAAG ATGCATCTCCAGAAGCTGCACGCTCTGTGCACGCCTCACATCTACTACAGACAGCAGCAGCTTTGTAAGACGCTCGGCGGAAACGACTGCCCTCtgctgaccatcacagccatgcCGGAGTCCTCCAGCAACGACCACGTCTGCCAGTTCA AGAACCGGCCGCTTGTGTTCCTCTCCGCGCGCGTTCACCCCGGAGAGACCAACGCCAGCTGGGTGATGAAGGGCACGCTGGAGTTCCTGATGAGCTCCAGCCCTCTGGCACAAAGCCTTCGAGAGAGCTACATCTTCAAAATCATCCCTATGCTCAACCCAGACGGAGTCATCAATGGAAA TCACAGGTGTTCTCTGAGCGGCGAGGATCTGAACAGACAGTGGCAGAACCCCAGTGCGGAGCTTCACCCCACCATCTACCACACCAAGAGTCTGCTGCAGTACCTCAGCGCTATCGGGAGAGCACCACTG gtattcTGTGACTACCACGGCCACTCAAGGAAGAagaatgtgttcatgtacggCTGCAGTGTAAAGGAGACGGTGTGGCAGACCAACGTCAGTGCCAGCTCCTGTGACCTGCAGGAGGATCTGGGATAcagg aCTCTCCCTAAGTTGCTGTCTCAGCTGGCTCCTGCCTTTAGCTTGTCCAGCTGCAGCTTCGTGGTGGAGCGCTCTAAAGAGTCGACGGCACGAGTGGTGGTGTGGAACGAGATCGGCGTCCAGCGCAGCTACACCATGGAGAGCACGCTGTGCGGCTGCGACCAGGGCAAATACAAG ggTCTCCAGATCGGGACGAGGGAGCTGGAGGAAATGGGAGCCCAGTTCTGTGTGGCTCTGCTCAGACTAAGACGCCACACGTCACCTCTGGAGCTGCGTAACCACAACACGCACCTGCTGGACGTGGAGAGTGATTTAATAGACACAAG CCCCACCACTTACGTGATGGAGGAAGATGAGCCTGCCTATATTGAAGAAGTGGACTACAGCGCTGAGAGTGACGACGAGAACGACCCCGAGCTCGAGCCTGCCCACCTGGACCTGAACTCAGACCCTGAATTCAACCACCAAGACTCTCTGACCTGA
- the agtpbp1 gene encoding cytosolic carboxypeptidase 1 isoform X3 — protein MDYSSRRWRDVYIRPLFSPEKTHKEIMAKGSSGMEVILSTLENTRDLQTTLSVLGILNELLTVGGGRRIGVFISKGGTGILLQLLISSGRETSPSEELMLQIHALLAKVGPKDRKFGIKARLIGALNVTVNLLKQNLQNYKLLLPCIQVLRVYASNSVNGVSLGKGGVVEMMFKVIGPYSKKNTTLLKVALDTVAVLLKSKMNARRAVDRGHMPALLAIYQDWHQNDTRHRHVLIRKSILGCIKNLTNIKLGRKAFIDADGMRILYNTSTECLPVRTLDPLVNISSLIMRKCFPKNRLPVPTIKSVFHYPLPHVPASGPVAQLYSQPSGVDDVVDESDDNEDTEIDTENEEDEKDHKSQNHDVETDLNKLRPRQIPIRPFDELRPFECFFPEFSEDFQDYDFETNKSMSPPAPEAPKHQKHSIVIPTAQTKPRNKSSHQNQGDKPLDLDGISIAKAPERELVHGLSRLLLDTSDPVNGGSCVEAGLQEEGGEQAELEVPDTAALLPLHDPDLYLEMVKGTFSVPGYTEVAYPDYFGHVAPSFREHIFERVYGVQRAKIFQDIERLIHPSDIMDKVVYDLDLQSCPLIDDGESLKFNSQFESGNLRKAIQVRKFEYDLVLNSDINSNHYHQWFYFEVSGMRVGVPYRFNIINCEKSNSQFNYGMQALMYSVQEAIRGSPRWVRTGSDICYYKNHFSRSSIAAGGQKGKSYYTITFTVTFHHKDDVCYFAYHYPYTYSTLKMHLQKLHALCTPHIYYRQQQLCKTLGGNDCPLLTITAMPESSSNDHVCQFKNRPLVFLSARVHPGETNASWVMKGTLEFLMSSSPLAQSLRESYIFKIIPMLNPDGVINGNHRCSLSGEDLNRQWQNPSAELHPTIYHTKSLLQYLSAIGRAPLVFCDYHGHSRKKNVFMYGCSVKETVWQTNVSASSCDLQEDLGYRTLPKLLSQLAPAFSLSSCSFVVERSKESTARVVVWNEIGVQRSYTMESTLCGCDQGKYKGLQIGTRELEEMGAQFCVALLRLRRHTSPLELRNHNTHLLDVESDLIDTSPTTYVMEEDEPAYIEEVDYSAESDDENDPELEPAHLDLNSDPEFNHQDSLT, from the exons ATGGACTATAGCAGTCGCAGATGGAGGGATGTATACATTCGGCCTCTGTTCAGCCCTG AGAAGACGCATAAGGAGATCATGGCTAAAGGCTCGAGTGGGATGGAGGTCATTCTCTCAACTCTAGAG AACACAAGGGATTTGCAGACAACTCTGAGCGTCCTGGGGATTCTGAATGAGCTGTTGACTGTGG GTGGCGGCCGCAGGATTGGCGTGTTCATATCTAAAGGAGGAACCGGCATCCTCCTGCAGTTACTGATCAGCTCCGGCAGAGAAACGTCTCCCAGTGAAGAGCTCATGCTGCAGATCCACGCTCTATTAGCCAAAGTCGGGCCTAAAG ACAGGAAGTTTGGAATTAAAGCAAGGCTGATCGGGGCTCTGAACGTGACCGTGAATCTGCTGAAACAAAACCTGCAGAATTACAAACTGTTGCTGCCGTGTATACAAGTTCTCCGCGTCTACGCCAGCAACT CGGTGAACGGCGTGTCTCTGGGAAAGGGCGGCGTCGTGGAGATGATGTTCAAAGTCATCGGACCCTACAGCAAGAAGAACACCACTCTGCTGAA AGTGGCCCTTGATACGGTGGCAGTATTGCTGAAATCAA aAATGAATGCCCGGCGGGCGGTAGACAGGGGACACATGCCAGCTCTGCTCGCCATCTATCAGGACTGGCACCAGAACGACACACGCCACAGACACGTGCTGATTCGCAAGAGCATTCTGGGTTGCATCAAAAACCTCACCAACATCAAGCTGGGTAGAAAGGCCTTCATCGACGCAGATGGCATGAGGATTCTCTacaacacatctact GAGTGTTTGCCTGTTAGGACTTTGGATCCTCTAGTCAACATTTCCAGCCTGATCATGAGAAAGTGCTTTCCAAAGAACCGCTTGCCTGTGCCCACCATTAAGAGCGTCTTTCATTACCCACTACCACATGTTCCAGCCAGCGGACCCGTAGCTCAACTCTACAGTCAGCCCTCGGGGG tggaTGACGTTGTAGATGAGAGTGATGATAACGAGGACACAGAGATTGACACGGAGAATGAGGAGGATGAGAAGGACCACAAGTCACAG AATCATGATGTCGAGACTGATCTCAACAAACTACGACCCAGACAGATACCCATACGCCCATTTGATGAATTAAGACCTTTCGAGTGTTTCTTTCCGGAATTTTCTGAGGATTTTCAG GACTATGATTTTGAGACTAACAAATCCATGTCCCCTCCCGCTCCTGAAGCTCCAAAGCACCAAAAACACTCTATAGTCATCCCCACAGCTCAGACCAAACCCAGAAACAAATCCTCACACCAGAACCAGGGAGATAAACCACTGGATCTGGATGGCATCTCAATCGCCAAAGCTCCAGAGCGGGAGCTGGTACACGGTCTGAGCCGGCTGCTTCTTGACACATCCGATCCGGTGAATGGAGGAAGCTGTGTGGAGGCGGGGCTTCAGGAAGAGGGCGGGGAGCAGGCGGAGCTCGAGGTGCCCGATACTGCCGCCCTTCTGCCTCTGCATGACCCCGATCTGTACCTGGAGATGGTGAAGGGAACGTTCTCTGTGCCTGGGTACACTGAGGTGGCGTATCCGGATTATTTTGGTCATGTAGCACCCAGCTTTCGTGAGCACATTTTCGAGAGGGTTTATGGTGTCCAGAG GGCAAAAATCTTCCAGGATATTGAGAGGCTCATTCACCCCAGTGACATCATGGATAAAGTTGTGTATGACCTTGACCTGCAGAG ctgtccGTTAATCGATGACGGCGAGTCTCTGAAGTTCAACTCGCAGTTTGAATCGGGGAACTTGCGCAAAGCAATTCAAGTCAGAAA GTTCGAGTATGACTTGGTGCTAAACTCGGACATCAATAGTAATCACTATCATCAGTGGTTCTACTTTGAGGTGAGCGGAATGCGTGTGGGGGTACCGTATCGCTTCAACATCATCAACTGTGAAAAATCCAACAGCCAGTTCAACTACG GCATGCAGGCGCTCATGTACTCGGTACAGGAAGCGATCAGGGGAAGCCCTCGCTGGGTTCGTACTGGATCTGACATCTGCTACTACAA GAACCATTTCTCACGGAGCTCCATCGCAGCTGGGGGTCAGAAAGGCAAATCCTATTacaccatcacctttactgtGACCTTTCATCACAAGGACGACGTCTGTTACTTTGCCTATCATTACCCGTACACCTACTCGACCCTGAAG ATGCATCTCCAGAAGCTGCACGCTCTGTGCACGCCTCACATCTACTACAGACAGCAGCAGCTTTGTAAGACGCTCGGCGGAAACGACTGCCCTCtgctgaccatcacagccatgcCGGAGTCCTCCAGCAACGACCACGTCTGCCAGTTCA AGAACCGGCCGCTTGTGTTCCTCTCCGCGCGCGTTCACCCCGGAGAGACCAACGCCAGCTGGGTGATGAAGGGCACGCTGGAGTTCCTGATGAGCTCCAGCCCTCTGGCACAAAGCCTTCGAGAGAGCTACATCTTCAAAATCATCCCTATGCTCAACCCAGACGGAGTCATCAATGGAAA TCACAGGTGTTCTCTGAGCGGCGAGGATCTGAACAGACAGTGGCAGAACCCCAGTGCGGAGCTTCACCCCACCATCTACCACACCAAGAGTCTGCTGCAGTACCTCAGCGCTATCGGGAGAGCACCACTG gtattcTGTGACTACCACGGCCACTCAAGGAAGAagaatgtgttcatgtacggCTGCAGTGTAAAGGAGACGGTGTGGCAGACCAACGTCAGTGCCAGCTCCTGTGACCTGCAGGAGGATCTGGGATAcagg aCTCTCCCTAAGTTGCTGTCTCAGCTGGCTCCTGCCTTTAGCTTGTCCAGCTGCAGCTTCGTGGTGGAGCGCTCTAAAGAGTCGACGGCACGAGTGGTGGTGTGGAACGAGATCGGCGTCCAGCGCAGCTACACCATGGAGAGCACGCTGTGCGGCTGCGACCAGGGCAAATACAAG ggTCTCCAGATCGGGACGAGGGAGCTGGAGGAAATGGGAGCCCAGTTCTGTGTGGCTCTGCTCAGACTAAGACGCCACACGTCACCTCTGGAGCTGCGTAACCACAACACGCACCTGCTGGACGTGGAGAGTGATTTAATAGACACAAG CCCCACCACTTACGTGATGGAGGAAGATGAGCCTGCCTATATTGAAGAAGTGGACTACAGCGCTGAGAGTGACGACGAGAACGACCCCGAGCTCGAGCCTGCCCACCTGGACCTGAACTCAGACCCTGAATTCAACCACCAAGACTCTCTGACCTGA